One genomic segment of Erythrobacter aureus includes these proteins:
- a CDS encoding AAA family ATPase, whose protein sequence is MSVTQFQPNDAALAAHLMTEEAVADLPFTSMKKMDEDHARISGDNRALVSNVSKLHGLTEIGDAMEGDEDAAREIIQAAQEYKADPAGYTDKVFGDDAPEIAAEESAPAPTAAAPAPAPAATPEPAGEPTSNPASFAFVAPEAEVQMIPRPASTLFQGIGSTYSSELIPTAKWLTPKPKMAAPDKDFMFNGYACSVMALAIEERKNVIATGDPGCGKTEFFKQFGAQIGLPVHKIPMDGSLSRAEIIGSFRQVATPNGSETPFVLGKIPRLIQQPCIIVLDEIDQADPDIMYMLHSVLEGEGLVIQEEGGTPIERHPHCYIVATANTKGRGSDNGLTHTRFEMSEATRDRFPYWLNFTFMEPGMEADTINAKTGLAHALCVKMVDVATRIRTAYNTGSLSQTCSLRQMLDVAPMAKKFASRGDEVGLALGMEAVMVGRANPDDGRTIREFIKTAVAVDLNTTEI, encoded by the coding sequence ATGTCCGTCACCCAGTTCCAGCCGAATGACGCTGCCCTCGCAGCTCACCTTATGACCGAAGAAGCGGTCGCCGACCTCCCCTTCACGTCCATGAAGAAGATGGACGAAGACCACGCGCGCATAAGCGGCGACAACCGTGCTCTCGTTTCGAACGTCTCGAAGCTCCACGGCCTCACCGAAATTGGCGATGCAATGGAAGGTGACGAAGACGCCGCCCGGGAAATCATTCAAGCCGCTCAGGAATACAAGGCTGACCCCGCAGGCTATACCGACAAGGTCTTCGGTGACGACGCCCCCGAAATCGCAGCTGAAGAATCTGCGCCTGCGCCCACGGCAGCTGCGCCCGCTCCCGCTCCGGCCGCCACTCCAGAACCTGCCGGCGAGCCGACGAGCAATCCTGCGTCCTTCGCCTTCGTTGCACCTGAAGCCGAAGTGCAGATGATCCCGCGCCCGGCCTCGACCCTGTTCCAGGGCATCGGCTCGACCTACAGCAGCGAACTCATCCCCACCGCGAAGTGGCTCACCCCGAAGCCGAAGATGGCCGCGCCTGACAAGGACTTCATGTTCAATGGCTACGCCTGCTCGGTGATGGCTCTCGCTATCGAAGAGCGCAAGAACGTGATCGCCACCGGCGACCCGGGCTGCGGTAAGACCGAGTTCTTCAAGCAGTTCGGCGCTCAGATCGGCCTGCCCGTTCACAAGATCCCGATGGACGGCAGCCTCTCGCGCGCTGAGATCATCGGCTCGTTCCGCCAAGTCGCAACGCCCAACGGTTCCGAGACGCCCTTCGTCCTCGGCAAGATCCCCCGCCTCATCCAGCAGCCTTGCATCATCGTCCTCGACGAAATCGACCAGGCCGACCCGGACATCATGTACATGCTCCACTCGGTCCTCGAAGGCGAAGGCCTCGTAATCCAGGAAGAAGGTGGCACGCCGATCGAGCGCCACCCGCACTGCTACATCGTCGCCACCGCGAACACGAAGGGTCGCGGCTCCGACAACGGGCTGACGCATACGCGCTTCGAAATGTCCGAAGCTACGCGCGACCGCTTCCCCTACTGGCTGAACTTCACGTTCATGGAGCCCGGCATGGAAGCCGACACCATCAACGCCAAGACCGGCCTTGCTCACGCGCTGTGCGTGAAGATGGTCGACGTCGCGACGCGGATCCGCACTGCCTACAACACCGGCTCGCTGTCGCAGACTTGCTCGCTGCGTCAGATGCTCGACGTAGCACCGATGGCGAAGAAATTCGCCAGCCGCGGCGACGAGGTTGGTTTGGCCCTCGGCATGGAAGCCGTCATGGTCGGCCGTGCCAATCCGGACGATGGTCGCACCATCCGCGAATTCATCAAGACCGCCGTCGCCGTCGATCTCAACACCACGGAGATCTGA
- a CDS encoding VWA domain-containing protein: protein MQPATATAVKPAQEKTMLGIDLRRLIISFVNGLGRGDRIRVRFRGTRAYTDGRNINLPAIRDLAEIPYSTARALMGYAIHEVAHIRYTDFGSIIRAIEEGRMEPDKLIKKFENAIEDYRIERIISKALPGTASDLAALRVLIHPPLNKLKPGWFADPRACGPLALTWTGSVLNGFPNPEMTDTLDAFPAPVRKLIDNWTARMKDVQTTDEVVDLAIAFSAEAEAYAQASRNTPPPASNDDQDNSDEQDEDDQQDDAISEDTSSDADQQDEQTSTDDADEEPESLDDSDDSQAGEDDADDVEGDDDADAEGEPSSDGDAGSDAEAGPDGESDSGTESEGDAGEPGETGQPSDNGDLGQSERPGDGDGQDENSTGSDASDAGDISADAPDQDGKDADGKISSDLDANSSDPAAGDNPGSDGTGEGDGEGLGDGDSDNGVDDLDFGDSPSGKSSPDGTGAPAPQQDDTGKVSMNDGMLDEHDDGEGSGDNGSDDADQNANSAGNAGGPQDADQDDADPQDSASGAGQSSGPAGNDSGADTGEEADDADASGEDSDGSNPLDGILDSNAAFDDFIDDLADEIANTPLPEEAPDAEDGEVNPDEVMENVKQANAAAPNYTSADPDPSSDAGDANGGGASKNEYSDDRFIPIDTAEVEECQYASLRAEAAGVISTTARTIRRLLMAEEQRGTLRGRRDGKFDIRNISAVVRGTGNCYKKDWHRPAPETALVILTDFSGSMVYSGTGEEEPRKLAMTGALAIEEATRGTQVETSIYGYKGYSPHVDLYPFKEGKQSSRITRQNIGAYRDLDMGCTPTGEAMAAVASILEQSAAHRRVLLVLTDGDADDRELAQGVVPLLNRRGIEVVAIGIQSDSVQTWCQNSHVIHDIGQLPQALLQTIDPRAQKKLKRAA from the coding sequence ATGCAGCCTGCAACAGCTACCGCTGTGAAGCCTGCGCAGGAAAAGACGATGCTCGGCATCGACCTGCGCCGGCTCATCATCAGCTTCGTCAACGGCCTCGGTCGTGGTGACCGCATCCGTGTGCGCTTCCGCGGCACGCGCGCCTACACCGATGGTCGGAACATCAACCTCCCGGCCATTCGTGACCTCGCCGAAATTCCATATTCGACTGCTCGCGCACTCATGGGTTACGCGATCCACGAAGTTGCCCACATCCGCTACACCGACTTCGGCTCGATCATTCGCGCAATCGAAGAAGGCCGGATGGAGCCTGACAAGCTCATCAAGAAATTCGAGAACGCGATCGAGGACTACCGCATCGAGCGCATCATCTCGAAGGCTCTGCCTGGCACGGCCTCCGACCTTGCCGCGCTGCGCGTCTTGATCCACCCGCCGCTGAACAAGCTGAAGCCCGGCTGGTTCGCAGATCCGCGCGCTTGCGGCCCGCTCGCCCTGACTTGGACGGGCAGCGTCCTCAATGGCTTCCCGAACCCAGAGATGACCGACACGCTCGATGCATTCCCGGCTCCTGTCCGGAAGCTCATCGACAACTGGACGGCCCGCATGAAAGACGTCCAGACGACTGACGAGGTGGTCGACCTCGCAATCGCTTTCAGCGCAGAAGCCGAAGCCTACGCTCAGGCCAGCCGCAATACTCCGCCGCCTGCATCGAACGATGACCAGGACAACAGCGACGAGCAGGATGAGGACGACCAGCAGGACGACGCGATCTCCGAGGACACCTCGAGCGACGCCGACCAGCAGGATGAGCAGACCAGCACCGACGATGCCGACGAAGAGCCTGAAAGCCTCGACGACAGCGACGACAGCCAAGCTGGCGAAGACGATGCTGACGACGTCGAAGGCGACGATGATGCCGACGCAGAAGGCGAGCCCTCTAGCGACGGCGATGCCGGCAGCGATGCCGAAGCAGGCCCCGACGGTGAAAGCGACAGCGGAACCGAGAGTGAAGGCGACGCTGGCGAGCCCGGAGAAACAGGCCAGCCATCGGACAATGGCGACCTCGGCCAGTCCGAACGACCGGGTGACGGAGATGGCCAGGACGAGAACAGCACTGGCTCGGATGCCTCTGACGCCGGAGACATCTCCGCCGATGCGCCTGACCAAGACGGAAAGGATGCCGACGGCAAGATCTCCTCGGACCTGGATGCCAACTCATCCGACCCCGCTGCCGGAGACAATCCCGGTAGCGACGGCACCGGTGAAGGCGACGGCGAAGGCCTCGGAGACGGAGACAGCGACAATGGCGTCGATGATCTCGACTTCGGCGACAGCCCGAGCGGCAAGTCCAGCCCTGACGGCACCGGCGCTCCGGCTCCGCAGCAGGACGACACCGGCAAAGTCAGCATGAATGACGGCATGCTCGACGAGCACGACGACGGCGAAGGTTCCGGAGACAATGGCTCTGACGACGCCGACCAGAATGCCAACTCGGCAGGAAACGCCGGCGGCCCTCAGGACGCCGATCAGGACGACGCTGATCCCCAAGACAGCGCTTCGGGTGCTGGCCAGTCATCAGGTCCGGCTGGCAATGACAGCGGCGCTGACACTGGTGAAGAGGCCGATGATGCCGACGCTTCCGGCGAAGACAGCGATGGGTCGAACCCGCTCGACGGAATTCTCGACAGCAATGCCGCCTTCGACGACTTCATCGACGACCTTGCCGACGAAATCGCCAACACCCCTCTCCCGGAAGAAGCTCCGGATGCCGAGGATGGCGAAGTCAATCCGGATGAGGTGATGGAGAACGTCAAGCAGGCCAATGCTGCCGCTCCCAATTACACCTCTGCTGACCCTGACCCGAGCAGCGACGCAGGTGATGCCAACGGTGGCGGCGCGTCGAAGAACGAATATTCCGACGACCGCTTCATTCCAATCGACACTGCAGAGGTCGAGGAATGCCAGTACGCATCTTTGCGCGCTGAAGCCGCCGGCGTGATCAGCACCACCGCACGCACCATTCGCCGCCTTCTCATGGCTGAAGAGCAGCGCGGGACGCTGCGCGGCCGCCGTGACGGCAAGTTCGACATTCGGAACATCTCCGCCGTCGTTCGCGGCACTGGCAACTGCTACAAGAAGGACTGGCACCGGCCCGCGCCCGAAACGGCTCTGGTTATCCTCACCGACTTCTCTGGTTCGATGGTCTACAGCGGAACCGGCGAAGAGGAGCCTCGAAAGCTCGCCATGACTGGCGCACTTGCAATCGAAGAAGCTACGCGCGGCACGCAGGTCGAGACCTCGATCTACGGATACAAGGGCTATTCGCCCCACGTCGACCTCTACCCCTTCAAGGAGGGAAAGCAGTCCAGCCGCATTACGCGTCAGAACATCGGTGCCTATCGCGATCTCGACATGGGCTGCACCCCCACGGGCGAAGCCATGGCGGCAGTCGCTAGCATCCTGGAACAGAGCGCGGCCCACCGCCGCGTTCTGCTCGTCCTCACCGACGGTGACGCAGACGACCGCGAGCTCGCACAAGGCGTCGTCCCCCTGCTCAACCGCCGGGGCATTGAGGTCGTGGCGATCGGCATCCAGAGCGATTCCGTTCAGACCTGGTGCCAAAACTCGCATGTCATCCACGACATCGGACAGCTGCCGCAGGCGCTGCTCCAGACCATCGACCCGCGCGCACAGAAGAAGCTGAAGAGGGCTGCATGA
- a CDS encoding site-specific DNA-methyltransferase, with protein sequence MTERSSNPSKAALAARRRRVEKGEQQEASVKGRGPAASLQGMLELPLLEAIEARGGKARPRDLYGELAETLNLEPEVRDQTRTCSDQSYRVFDQQVRWTRQTAVAKGLIAGERGIWELTDKGREKLTRVQRGKVVLLYSLDNGLAFLGHAEEAAGAIEPDSLSLIMTSPPYPVVNREYGRFGLADWLTWMSELTGLWKDLLRDDGTLAINLMDIHVPGTPMLSPYVERYMLDAIDKHGLHLAGRMPWHSPTKLANLEWAVKRRVALKNTVEHVILLSKTPNPAWDTRRLPPEPYAERSASQRASDQRRAAARKKTVRPGGYDINDAAFATNGEGGIPHNIIISGGVGGGGTYAKRCREAGMTPHPARFPEALPRKVIQLSTEPGQIVYDPMAGSNTTGKVALELGRRFISSEPVLEYAASSAFRFDDRPDFRCESDMMKLAA encoded by the coding sequence ATGACCGAACGCAGTTCCAACCCCAGCAAGGCTGCCCTTGCGGCACGCCGCCGTCGCGTAGAAAAGGGCGAGCAGCAGGAAGCATCCGTGAAAGGTCGTGGCCCAGCCGCATCTCTCCAGGGCATGCTCGAGCTGCCCTTGCTCGAAGCTATCGAGGCACGCGGCGGCAAAGCCCGTCCACGCGACCTCTATGGAGAGCTGGCTGAAACGCTGAACCTCGAACCCGAGGTCCGCGACCAGACCCGCACCTGCAGCGACCAGTCCTACCGCGTCTTCGACCAGCAGGTTCGCTGGACGCGCCAGACGGCAGTAGCCAAAGGCCTCATCGCCGGCGAACGCGGCATTTGGGAGCTTACGGACAAGGGCCGTGAGAAGCTCACCCGCGTCCAGCGCGGCAAGGTTGTGCTCCTCTACAGCCTCGACAACGGCCTCGCATTCCTAGGCCATGCAGAAGAAGCTGCGGGCGCTATCGAGCCGGACAGCCTCTCGCTCATCATGACCAGTCCGCCCTATCCGGTCGTGAACCGTGAGTACGGACGCTTCGGTCTCGCAGATTGGCTAACCTGGATGTCGGAACTCACCGGCCTCTGGAAAGACCTCCTGCGCGATGACGGCACGCTCGCCATCAACCTGATGGACATCCACGTCCCGGGCACGCCGATGCTCTCGCCTTACGTCGAGCGGTACATGCTCGATGCGATCGACAAGCACGGGCTTCACCTCGCCGGCCGCATGCCGTGGCATAGCCCCACGAAACTGGCCAACCTCGAATGGGCTGTGAAGCGCCGCGTTGCGCTGAAGAACACCGTCGAGCACGTCATCCTGCTCTCGAAGACGCCGAACCCTGCGTGGGATACCCGTCGCCTTCCGCCCGAACCGTATGCAGAGCGTAGCGCGTCCCAGCGCGCCAGCGACCAGCGCCGCGCCGCCGCGCGCAAGAAAACCGTCCGGCCCGGCGGCTACGACATCAACGATGCTGCATTTGCCACCAATGGCGAAGGCGGCATTCCTCACAACATCATCATCTCCGGCGGCGTCGGCGGCGGCGGGACCTATGCCAAGCGCTGCCGTGAAGCAGGAATGACCCCGCATCCGGCGCGCTTCCCTGAAGCTCTGCCGCGCAAGGTCATCCAGCTCTCCACCGAGCCTGGTCAGATCGTTTACGACCCCATGGCCGGCTCAAACACAACCGGGAAGGTCGCTCTCGAGCTCGGTCGGCGCTTCATCAGCTCCGAGCCTGTTCTCGAGTATGCCGCGTCCTCGGCCTTCCGCTTCGATGATCGCCCGGACTTCCGCTGCGAGTCCGACATGATGAAGCTTGCCGCATGA
- a CDS encoding DNA adenine methylase: MSAAIRLATNEPAHNDNPRAPGMSAVRRPALRYHGGKFMLASWIISNMPTHRTYVEPFAGACSVLLRKTRTYAEVANDLNLKIYDYFKVLRDPSSYAHLKRALQFTPFHEREFRLSLEDCDDPIEQARRLCVRSFLSHGSDGVTSSTVPGFRSSISRAGSTPATDWSNLPGHMDAIHERLQRVTWLTMDAMEVIEKYRTSDTLLYVDPPYHPSTRHDKISVGDTYRAYGHELDADGHEKLLVALRETPAMVMLSGYRCEIYDDMLSDWVRLDTRAQSDGNAKKTESLWLNPAAADNRPSPSLFGA, translated from the coding sequence ATGAGCGCTGCAATTCGCCTCGCAACCAACGAACCTGCGCACAACGACAATCCGCGCGCGCCAGGCATGTCGGCAGTCCGCCGGCCTGCCCTGCGTTACCATGGCGGCAAATTCATGCTCGCCAGCTGGATCATCTCCAACATGCCGACGCACCGGACCTATGTGGAGCCCTTCGCCGGCGCCTGCTCGGTCCTGCTACGCAAGACCCGCACCTATGCCGAGGTCGCCAACGATCTGAACCTGAAGATCTATGACTACTTCAAGGTGCTGCGCGACCCGTCGTCTTATGCCCATCTCAAGCGGGCTCTCCAGTTCACGCCTTTCCACGAGCGCGAGTTTCGCCTTTCGCTTGAGGATTGCGACGATCCCATCGAGCAGGCCCGCCGCCTTTGCGTCCGTAGCTTCCTCAGCCACGGGTCGGACGGCGTCACCTCCAGCACGGTCCCCGGTTTCCGTTCTTCCATCAGTCGCGCCGGCTCGACGCCGGCGACGGACTGGTCGAACCTGCCCGGACACATGGACGCCATTCACGAGCGCCTTCAGCGCGTCACTTGGCTCACCATGGATGCGATGGAAGTCATCGAGAAGTATCGCACCAGCGACACCCTTCTCTACGTGGATCCGCCATATCACCCGAGCACCCGGCACGATAAAATCAGCGTCGGAGACACCTATCGCGCGTATGGCCACGAGCTGGACGCCGACGGCCACGAGAAGCTTCTCGTCGCTCTTCGAGAAACGCCTGCCATGGTCATGCTCTCCGGCTACCGCTGCGAGATCTACGACGACATGCTGAGCGACTGGGTGCGTCTCGACACCCGCGCCCAATCCGACGGAAACGCCAAGAAGACCGAGAGCCTCTGGCTCAACCCCGCAGCTGCCGACAACCGGCCTTCCCCCAGCCTATTTGGAGCCTGA
- a CDS encoding DNA cytosine methyltransferase, which produces MRSNLATSKLPESSTGLDLVEQMANGPVEIYDLPDSPYHLEEEEITVDLFCGAGGTSEGIRQALLESPAFAVNHNPDAIGVHDINHPETVHLESDVFAADPELHIETGKSIGLLTASPSCVHFSTARGGKPLDREIRDQAWVVCNWCEHPNPRFNPRVVIVENVREFLTWAPLTAENKIDKRYIDKDGLGSTFKEWRSRLVEAGYTVEYKVLNAADYGVPTKRHRLMIVARRDGLPIRFPKATHGPRNSPAVLAGELLPYAPAADCIDFTIQCNPIFMYPEDAKKARCNRPLADNTLKRIAAGIERHVLEAEKPHIVSFGGDDAPEKEGAAGSETATRLSLVNPLITPLTHSGPGRYYLMDSQLPTITCARRGELALVSPVCAAVPIALAQPNETNITVRAASNDTADAPVAPEGFQITAPAIDVDIADEHAVSAPASPGATFKVPTIVRVAHGSVCKKGKKRGRGDHDICEPLPTQSTSNEFAIVEPFMVTTGYGERRGQAPRIHSVHDPITTLVAGGAKLALVQASMKDAHAPEANDNVEPDPAITGPSVIRPIVAAHMAQHNSGNIGHSVDDPMSTMTTKVCHQNLVTSHLLTLRQNTFGQSMDEPIPTFTAAGSHHGEVRASFVQYFSDAAEELGDVHAVPEGELGLTEEQRFEAWWIARFLEQYGTKEPRSPRLAHLDGPRPSAIGRPGAILWTIQMRMLAPKEAYAASSFPKDYQFEKTADGRKTTKATQLALVGNAVPPGLAYAICSANLKPRRSLLPKTAKALAVAA; this is translated from the coding sequence GTGCGCTCGAACCTCGCAACCTCCAAACTTCCTGAATCTTCCACTGGTCTCGACCTTGTCGAGCAGATGGCAAACGGTCCGGTCGAAATCTATGACCTTCCCGACAGCCCGTATCACCTCGAAGAAGAAGAAATCACAGTCGATCTCTTCTGCGGTGCGGGTGGTACGAGCGAAGGCATTCGCCAGGCACTGCTCGAAAGCCCTGCCTTTGCCGTGAACCACAACCCCGACGCGATCGGCGTTCACGACATCAATCACCCCGAGACGGTCCATCTCGAATCCGACGTCTTTGCCGCCGATCCCGAGCTGCACATCGAGACCGGCAAGAGCATCGGCCTCCTCACGGCCAGCCCGAGCTGTGTCCATTTCTCGACTGCCCGTGGGGGCAAGCCGCTCGACCGTGAAATCCGCGATCAGGCATGGGTCGTCTGCAATTGGTGCGAGCACCCCAACCCGCGCTTCAACCCGCGCGTCGTCATCGTCGAAAACGTCCGTGAATTCCTGACCTGGGCGCCGCTCACTGCCGAGAACAAGATCGACAAGCGCTACATCGACAAGGACGGCCTCGGCTCGACCTTCAAAGAATGGCGCTCGCGTCTCGTTGAAGCCGGCTACACGGTCGAATACAAGGTTCTGAACGCAGCCGACTATGGCGTGCCGACAAAGCGCCACCGCCTGATGATCGTCGCCCGCCGCGATGGCCTTCCGATCCGCTTCCCGAAAGCCACTCACGGCCCGCGCAATTCGCCAGCCGTCCTGGCGGGTGAACTGCTGCCCTACGCTCCAGCCGCCGACTGCATCGACTTCACCATCCAGTGCAATCCCATCTTCATGTACCCCGAAGATGCGAAGAAGGCGCGCTGCAACCGTCCGCTGGCAGACAACACGCTGAAGCGCATCGCGGCTGGCATCGAGCGTCACGTTCTCGAAGCCGAAAAGCCTCACATCGTCTCGTTTGGTGGCGATGACGCTCCCGAAAAAGAAGGCGCGGCAGGCTCCGAGACAGCGACGCGCCTCTCGCTGGTGAACCCGCTCATCACTCCACTCACCCATTCGGGGCCGGGTCGCTACTATCTGATGGACAGCCAGCTGCCCACGATCACATGCGCCCGAAGGGGTGAGCTCGCCCTAGTGTCCCCGGTTTGCGCCGCAGTGCCCATCGCTCTGGCCCAGCCGAACGAAACCAACATCACCGTGCGTGCGGCATCGAACGACACAGCTGATGCGCCTGTCGCTCCCGAAGGCTTCCAGATCACGGCTCCCGCAATCGACGTGGACATCGCCGATGAGCACGCAGTCTCCGCTCCGGCATCGCCCGGCGCAACCTTCAAGGTTCCAACCATCGTGCGCGTTGCCCACGGTAGCGTGTGCAAGAAGGGCAAGAAGCGCGGCCGCGGTGATCACGACATTTGCGAACCGCTGCCGACCCAGTCGACTTCGAACGAATTCGCCATCGTCGAACCCTTCATGGTCACCACCGGTTACGGTGAGCGCCGTGGCCAAGCACCGCGCATTCACAGCGTCCACGACCCGATCACCACGCTCGTCGCCGGTGGTGCGAAGCTCGCCCTTGTCCAGGCATCCATGAAAGACGCTCACGCGCCTGAAGCCAATGACAACGTCGAGCCAGATCCCGCTATCACCGGCCCTTCGGTCATCCGCCCGATCGTCGCCGCGCACATGGCGCAGCACAACAGCGGCAACATTGGCCACTCGGTCGATGACCCGATGTCGACGATGACGACCAAGGTCTGCCACCAGAACCTCGTTACCAGCCACCTGCTCACTCTGCGCCAGAATACCTTCGGCCAGAGCATGGATGAACCCATCCCAACCTTTACCGCGGCTGGCTCCCACCACGGTGAGGTCCGTGCATCCTTCGTGCAGTATTTCAGCGATGCTGCCGAAGAGCTTGGCGATGTCCACGCTGTGCCAGAAGGCGAGCTTGGACTCACCGAAGAGCAGCGCTTCGAAGCATGGTGGATTGCTCGCTTCCTCGAACAGTACGGCACCAAGGAGCCGCGCAGTCCGCGCCTTGCCCACCTCGACGGGCCTCGTCCATCGGCCATCGGTCGTCCCGGCGCTATCCTCTGGACCATCCAAATGCGCATGCTCGCGCCCAAGGAAGCCTACGCCGCTTCGTCGTTCCCGAAGGACTATCAATTCGAGAAAACCGCCGACGGACGCAAGACAACGAAGGCAACCCAACTTGCTTTAGTCGGCAACGCTGTCCCCCCGGGACTTGCTTATGCAATCTGCTCGGCCAACCTCAAACCTCGGCGTTCGCTGCTTCCGAAAACCGCAAAAGCCCTAGCGGTTGCGGCATGA